CCCGCCAAGAATCAACAATTTCGCCGTTGGAATTTCCTTAACGACAAGTGCGAAAATATCGACGGCTTGCTCAGCATAACTGGCCACTTCCAATTGCCCGCTGTAGGCGAGGACTGGACCCTCTATCCCCAGTTTTTCGAGCAATTCAGGGTCTTTTTCGCGGGGATGAAACCGCTCTAGATCGGCGCCGACGGGAGCGTCCCAAAGCCGATCCGGCGGCGTTCCCCACTGCAACGCTTTATCCCGCAGAAAATCGCTGGCCACGGATACCGTATAGCTAAGGCGCGGCAGCAAACGGTCCCACTTTCCCGCCGTCCACCCCGCCCAATAGGAACCGGCAAGCTCCCTCGCGATTCCTTTTTCCCAATCGTCCCAATCGTAATGGAGGGGGATATTCCAACGCCGGGAAAGATAAATCGCTGGCAGCGATGCATCGGGATAAGCTTTCCAAAGATGAATTAAATCCGGTTGGGGCTGTAAGGAGAGCAGAACTTTCAAATTGCTTCCAGCTGCGAAGACGCTGCGGTTCATCGGCAGAATCCGGGCGCCCAACGAAGAAAGATTAGCGACGGAAGGAACCTCCTGCTGGCGCTGGCGATGAACGAAGTCGGTCAAAATCACTTCATGGCCCCGCTGCGCG
The nucleotide sequence above comes from Candidatus Omnitrophota bacterium. Encoded proteins:
- a CDS encoding glycosyltransferase family 4 protein codes for the protein MRILLLQRFDLASVSCARRVLCQAEELAQRGHEVILTDFVHRQRQQEVPSVANLSSLGARILPMNRSVFAAGSNLKVLLSLQPQPDLIHLWKAYPDASLPAIYLSRRWNIPLHYDWDDWEKGIARELAGSYWAGWTAGKWDRLLPRLSYTVSVASDFLRDKALQWGTPPDRLWDAPVGADLERFHPREKDPELLEKLGIEGPVLAYSGQLEVASYAEQAVDIFALVVKEIPTAKLLILGGGRKLESIKKRAMDKQVFYRVLFTDYVPGGDVPRYLSLADVALAPFELNDVTRAKSPLKIAEYLAMGLPVVASDVGETRKMTLGAGSCAACGDIKTMTEKTLWILKNPNVRQSMSAAGRKTAERKYNWKVHVDSLEAAYRCALGKL